A part of Phoenix dactylifera cultivar Barhee BC4 chromosome 2, palm_55x_up_171113_PBpolish2nd_filt_p, whole genome shotgun sequence genomic DNA contains:
- the LOC120105484 gene encoding uncharacterized protein LOC120105484 isoform X2, which yields MDGQRVEVESSSRRHSPHDRGRVLAGGDLAKVLEYCSKHAGNSAAGEAELKAWDTEYVSIAANVLYERLLAQLMRQDVEQCKTFSCKRDRHLSGSRRFSSLPALADRRVVSCSKVDSLWQLVMFLDGEQHCISNLFLTVGVIFGMQPKLYLC from the exons ATGGACGGGCAGCGCGTCGAGGTGGAGTCGTCCAGTCGGAGACATAGCCCACATGACCGTGGACGGGTCCTCGCCGGCGGGGACCTCGCCAAGGTCCTTGAGTACTGCAGCAAGCACGCCGGGAACTCCGCCGCCGGCGAAGCCGAGCTCAAGGCTTGGGACACCGAGTACGTCAGCATTGCCGCCAACGTCCTCTACGAGCGCCTCCTG GCACAGCTCATGAGGCAAGACGTAGAGCAATGCAAAACTTTCTCCTGCAAAAGGGACCGCCATCTTTCTGGCTCAAGACGTTTTTCTTCTCTCCCAGCGCTTGCAGATAGGAGAGTTGTTTCATGTAGCAAA GTGGATAGTCTCTGGCAGCTGGTGATGTTTTTAGATGGGGAACAACATTGTATTTCCAATTTATTTCTTACTGTTGGAGTTATATTTGGTATGCAGCCAAAGCTCTACTTATGCTAA
- the LOC120105484 gene encoding uncharacterized protein LOC120105484 isoform X3, translating into MDGQRVEVESSSRRHSPHDRGRVLAGGDLAKVLEYCSKHAGNSAAGEAELKAWDTEYVSIAANVLYERLLVDSLWQLVMFLDGEQHCISNLFLTVGVIFGMQPKLYLC; encoded by the exons ATGGACGGGCAGCGCGTCGAGGTGGAGTCGTCCAGTCGGAGACATAGCCCACATGACCGTGGACGGGTCCTCGCCGGCGGGGACCTCGCCAAGGTCCTTGAGTACTGCAGCAAGCACGCCGGGAACTCCGCCGCCGGCGAAGCCGAGCTCAAGGCTTGGGACACCGAGTACGTCAGCATTGCCGCCAACGTCCTCTACGAGCGCCTCCTG GTGGATAGTCTCTGGCAGCTGGTGATGTTTTTAGATGGGGAACAACATTGTATTTCCAATTTATTTCTTACTGTTGGAGTTATATTTGGTATGCAGCCAAAGCTCTACTTATGCTAA
- the LOC120105484 gene encoding uncharacterized protein LOC120105484 isoform X1, translating into MTVDGSSPAGTSPRSLSTAASTPGTPPPAKPSSRLGTPSTSALPPTSSTSASWSHNMIVSHQHIAYPNCLSYKVLQAQLMRQDVEQCKTFSCKRDRHLSGSRRFSSLPALADRRVVSCSKVDSLWQLVMFLDGEQHCISNLFLTVGVIFGMQPKLYLC; encoded by the exons ATGACCGTGGACGGGTCCTCGCCGGCGGGGACCTCGCCAAGGTCCTTGAGTACTGCAGCAAGCACGCCGGGAACTCCGCCGCCGGCGAAGCCGAGCTCAAGGCTTGGGACACCGAGTACGTCAGCATTGCCGCCAACGTCCTCTACGAGCGCCTCCTG GAGCCATAATATGATAGTGAGCCATCAACATATAGCATATCCAAACTGTTTGTCCTATAAAGTTCTGCAGGCACAGCTCATGAGGCAAGACGTAGAGCAATGCAAAACTTTCTCCTGCAAAAGGGACCGCCATCTTTCTGGCTCAAGACGTTTTTCTTCTCTCCCAGCGCTTGCAGATAGGAGAGTTGTTTCATGTAGCAAA GTGGATAGTCTCTGGCAGCTGGTGATGTTTTTAGATGGGGAACAACATTGTATTTCCAATTTATTTCTTACTGTTGGAGTTATATTTGGTATGCAGCCAAAGCTCTACTTATGCTAA